In one Phycisphaerae bacterium genomic region, the following are encoded:
- a CDS encoding STELLO glycosyltransferase family protein → MKDKIYIVVTSIAGSENVILQQLAQGCSEREYQFIVIGDQASPAEFNIDGCDFYGLERQKQTKLKFAQLCPTKHYARKNIGYLLAIRDGASIIIETDDDNIPFQQFWQQRQRIQSVPVLKEGGWVNVYRYFTGQNIWPRGFPLEQIQEQVPSYQSLNAAEIDCPVQQGLADENPDVDAVYRLVLPLPQTFTKERRIALANGSWCPFNSQNTAWWPDAFELLYLPSYCSFRMTDIWRSFIAQRIAWLNDWAILFHEPTMRQERNVHNLLRDFNDEVPGYLHNSEICEALESLSLESGVEKIGDNLKICYEKLVGMSLIGREELQLLDAWLEDIKQLR, encoded by the coding sequence ATGAAAGACAAAATTTACATTGTTGTAACATCTATTGCCGGTTCAGAAAACGTGATTCTCCAGCAATTGGCTCAAGGCTGTAGTGAAAGAGAATATCAATTCATCGTTATAGGCGACCAGGCCAGTCCAGCCGAGTTTAATATTGACGGCTGTGACTTTTACGGTCTGGAAAGGCAAAAACAAACAAAGTTAAAGTTTGCTCAATTGTGTCCGACCAAACATTACGCGCGCAAAAACATCGGCTATCTTCTCGCTATTCGTGATGGTGCATCGATTATCATTGAAACTGATGATGATAACATACCTTTCCAGCAGTTTTGGCAACAACGGCAGCGGATTCAAAGCGTTCCGGTTCTCAAGGAAGGTGGTTGGGTGAACGTTTATCGTTATTTTACCGGTCAGAATATTTGGCCGCGAGGCTTTCCTCTGGAACAAATTCAGGAGCAGGTTCCTTCGTACCAGTCGCTTAACGCAGCGGAAATTGATTGTCCTGTCCAGCAGGGATTGGCTGATGAGAATCCTGATGTCGATGCGGTATATCGTCTCGTTTTGCCGCTTCCGCAAACCTTTACAAAAGAACGTCGAATTGCACTGGCTAATGGTTCATGGTGTCCTTTTAATAGCCAAAACACTGCGTGGTGGCCGGATGCGTTTGAACTGCTTTATTTGCCTTCGTATTGCTCTTTTCGAATGACGGATATCTGGCGTAGTTTCATCGCTCAGAGAATTGCCTGGCTTAATGACTGGGCGATTCTATTCCACGAGCCAACCATGAGGCAGGAACGCAATGTGCATAACTTGCTGCGTGATTTTAACGATGAAGTCCCCGGCTACCTGCACAATAGCGAAATCTGTGAAGCCTTGGAATCTTTGTCTTTGGAATCAGGCGTTGAAAAAATCGGCGACAATCTTAAAATTTGTTACGAAAAATTAGTTGGTATGTCCCTAATTGGTCGGGAAGAATTGCAGTTGCTTGATGCCTGGCTTGAGGATATTAAGCAGCTCCGCTAA
- a CDS encoding DUF2723 domain-containing protein, whose protein sequence is MQTTKNENNFFIPRSLAVNYFVVLLAAAVLYIVSCAPGPLWQDSGMYQYRIWHNDIEGKLGLALSHPLYHIIGIGLKYIPLGEFAYRVNLISAIAAAFAIANLFLLLRLWLGKNAPALLAAITLALSWTIWQSASIAEVYTLYLALLLTELIMLLQYVRTKRVGFLYLLALFNGLAIADHMWGIIPLACYVVFVAVLLVQKQIKLRNIAVCVCLWVIGAAPYEYLIIKNILQTGDFATVIASTFFGKKWSGVVLNTHLSARLAGENLIFMAYNFPTPNVIFFFAGLYSLKKASPGRSFRNILLALLILFFVFAFRYTVLDRYVFFMPFYCLVSILIGVGFNALVTKPNRRTLCRIVFIFALLPIPAYIIAPVIAEKTQLKLTTKRDIPYRNEYVWFLRPWQTGCYGPERFADEVFNTIECNSIIYADSTTVSPLLYLQEVKKRRSDTKIIPRLVNSEDSPEFNEQTITKLLADKTVYVVSPVKGYCPDFLLKRYSFIPAGIIWRVVEKQEK, encoded by the coding sequence ATGCAAACAACGAAGAACGAAAATAATTTTTTCATTCCAAGAAGTCTTGCCGTTAATTATTTTGTGGTTCTTTTGGCTGCGGCCGTGCTTTATATAGTGTCCTGTGCCCCAGGGCCGTTGTGGCAGGATAGCGGTATGTATCAGTATCGAATCTGGCATAACGATATCGAGGGCAAGCTCGGCTTGGCGCTTTCACACCCCCTCTATCATATTATTGGCATCGGCTTAAAATACATCCCGCTCGGTGAGTTCGCTTACAGGGTAAATTTGATTTCTGCCATTGCTGCAGCATTTGCCATTGCAAATCTTTTTTTGCTGTTGCGCCTTTGGCTCGGTAAAAACGCCCCTGCCCTGCTTGCGGCAATTACACTTGCTCTATCCTGGACAATTTGGCAATCAGCATCAATCGCCGAAGTCTATACCTTGTACTTGGCTTTGCTGCTCACAGAATTGATAATGCTGTTGCAGTATGTTAGAACCAAACGTGTCGGTTTCTTGTATTTGTTGGCGCTGTTCAATGGCCTGGCAATCGCCGATCATATGTGGGGCATCATCCCCCTTGCTTGCTATGTTGTGTTTGTAGCAGTTTTATTAGTCCAAAAGCAAATCAAACTAAGGAACATCGCAGTTTGTGTATGCTTGTGGGTTATAGGTGCGGCACCATACGAATATCTAATTATTAAAAATATCCTTCAGACCGGAGATTTTGCAACTGTGATAGCGTCGACTTTCTTTGGCAAGAAATGGAGTGGAGTTGTTCTTAACACGCATTTGTCAGCCAGACTTGCCGGAGAGAATCTGATATTTATGGCATATAATTTTCCCACGCCGAACGTTATATTTTTCTTTGCAGGTCTCTATAGCTTGAAGAAGGCATCACCGGGACGCAGTTTCAGAAATATCCTTTTGGCATTGTTAATTCTTTTTTTTGTATTTGCTTTTAGATATACAGTGTTGGATAGATACGTATTTTTTATGCCCTTTTATTGTTTAGTTTCCATCTTGATTGGTGTTGGTTTTAATGCCCTTGTTACCAAGCCGAATCGCAGAACCTTGTGTCGAATAGTTTTTATCTTCGCTCTGCTGCCAATCCCGGCTTACATCATTGCTCCTGTTATAGCGGAAAAAACGCAGCTTAAACTTACCACAAAAAGAGACATACCCTACCGGAATGAGTACGTATGGTTCCTGCGGCCGTGGCAAACAGGCTGCTACGGTCCGGAACGATTTGCTGATGAGGTTTTCAATACAATCGAATGTAATTCGATAATCTATGCTGACAGCACAACGGTATCCCCTCTGTTGTACTTACAGGAGGTTAAGAAAAGACGCAGTGACACCAAGATTATACCCCGTCTCGTCAACAGTGAAGATTCGCCTGAGTTTAATGAGCAAACTATAACGAAATTACTGGCCGATAAAACTGTTTATGTGGTCTCACCTGTGAAGGGATATTGCCCGGACTTTTTACTCAAGCGGTATAGCTTCATACCGGCGGGTATTATCTGGCGCGTAGTTGAAAAACAAGAAAAATAG
- a CDS encoding class I SAM-dependent methyltransferase: MHTKISPDNPYGYDRWGFAWEHVPAGPAAHLDFGCGKGHLLNGLNRKKAGRLVGVDASEEQVEQGRKLFPDLEIVKIHKDAPLPFDDATFGSVTIMDVLEHIYEQAKLLTELNRVLIDGGKLIVTVPGQHLFSVFDVGNLKFRFPKLHRWYYCLRHSPVEYERRYVSNPEGLIGDVSAMKRWHEHFSRDKLRKLLTEAGFSVIDFDGAGFFSRVIGNINYLLKRLKLVHKALSNLRNLDCRLFESTNLFCIAEKCRTGKIVN, encoded by the coding sequence ATGCATACAAAAATAAGTCCGGATAATCCTTATGGATACGATCGGTGGGGTTTTGCTTGGGAACATGTCCCGGCAGGCCCGGCCGCACATCTGGACTTTGGTTGCGGTAAAGGGCATCTCCTAAACGGGCTCAATCGCAAAAAGGCAGGACGGTTGGTTGGTGTAGACGCGTCTGAAGAACAAGTGGAACAAGGCCGAAAACTTTTTCCTGACCTCGAGATTGTAAAAATACACAAGGATGCTCCCCTGCCGTTCGATGATGCTACCTTTGGCTCAGTAACTATCATGGACGTACTCGAGCACATCTATGAGCAAGCTAAGCTTCTTACAGAGCTAAATCGTGTGCTTATCGACGGAGGCAAACTCATAGTTACGGTCCCGGGGCAGCATTTGTTTTCGGTCTTTGATGTAGGAAATCTTAAATTTCGGTTTCCAAAATTGCATCGGTGGTATTATTGTCTCAGACACTCGCCAGTAGAATACGAACGTCGATATGTATCAAATCCAGAGGGTTTGATTGGGGATGTTTCAGCGATGAAACGCTGGCACGAACACTTCAGCCGGGATAAGCTCAGGAAGCTGCTGACAGAAGCTGGTTTCAGCGTTATTGATTTCGATGGTGCGGGTTTCTTCAGTCGAGTAATTGGTAATATAAATTATCTTCTTAAGCGGCTCAAGCTAGTACATAAAGCTCTTTCTAATCTTCGAAATCTTGATTGTAGATTATTTGAATCAACCAATCTGTTTTGTATAGCTGAGAAATGCCGCACCGGAAAGATAGTTAATTAA
- a CDS encoding MraY family glycosyltransferase, translated as MIFDKIIGPERPVTWVFHFWPILAASFVGSLGATWLCKKIAIRFGIVDRPDDLVKTHKEPIAYLGGVGMFIGLTMGVLAGTSYLRDEESFRPILKWLLGILGGGAIACIIGLADDIFVMKPKQKILGQAAAAVILLLVGITPNLYRIMDPLNLSMSYNLEMILSVFIVICFVLGATNSLNLLDGLDGLCGGVMAIITVAMLLLSIHLATWGYSEVGDPVRIIVCLGLVGAVCGFLPFNRYPAKIFMGDAGSMLLGFMAATLMLLFAEQIPRWWMASIVVFGLPILDTAVALVRRLLNHKPLFVSDRGHIYDQMIDRGIPLKRTVTICYMLSGIYAVIGLAMSQIRTRYAAVVYVFVFAVSGLIVWKKGYLKMEGLRGAIHKEEA; from the coding sequence GTGATATTCGATAAAATAATCGGGCCGGAACGGCCAGTTACATGGGTTTTTCATTTTTGGCCTATATTGGCGGCCTCCTTTGTCGGTTCGCTGGGAGCCACATGGCTGTGCAAAAAGATAGCCATAAGATTCGGAATTGTCGACAGACCCGATGATTTAGTCAAGACACACAAAGAACCTATAGCATATCTCGGCGGAGTCGGAATGTTCATCGGCTTGACGATGGGCGTGTTGGCAGGCACCAGCTATTTGAGAGACGAAGAATCTTTCAGACCAATACTAAAATGGCTTCTGGGAATACTGGGTGGTGGGGCGATAGCATGTATCATTGGGCTTGCCGACGATATATTTGTTATGAAGCCGAAGCAAAAAATCCTCGGCCAGGCTGCTGCGGCTGTTATTCTGCTGTTGGTGGGTATCACACCAAATTTATATCGCATTATGGACCCATTAAATTTATCAATGTCCTACAACCTCGAAATGATTTTAAGTGTTTTTATTGTAATCTGTTTCGTGCTTGGTGCGACAAATTCATTAAACTTGCTTGACGGACTCGACGGACTTTGTGGGGGAGTAATGGCGATTATTACTGTCGCCATGCTGCTTCTGTCGATACATCTGGCGACATGGGGGTACAGTGAAGTCGGCGACCCTGTACGGATTATAGTTTGTCTCGGGCTTGTAGGTGCCGTCTGCGGATTTTTGCCTTTCAACAGGTATCCAGCCAAGATATTCATGGGCGATGCCGGTAGTATGCTTTTAGGTTTTATGGCAGCTACACTAATGCTTTTATTTGCGGAGCAGATTCCGCGGTGGTGGATGGCTTCAATCGTTGTGTTCGGCCTGCCCATTCTCGATACCGCTGTTGCACTGGTAAGGAGACTGCTTAATCACAAACCTTTGTTTGTTTCTGACCGCGGTCATATTTACGACCAGATGATAGACAGAGGAATACCTTTAAAAAGGACTGTTACAATTTGTTATATGCTTAGTGGTATTTACGCGGTAATCGGGTTAGCGATGAGCCAAATCAGAACAAGATATGCTGCGGTTGTGTATGTTTTTGTTTTTGCGGTCTCTGGCCTGATAGTGTGGAAAAAGGGTTACTTGAAAATGGAAGGATTACGTGGAGCCATCCATAAGGAAGAAGCATGA
- a CDS encoding ATP-grasp domain-containing protein gives MTKSRAVTDKISILFTCIGRRVSLLNSFRRAGRQLKINLSLLGTDATELSSALQLCDKGFTVRPTTHASYIKQLLNIVRTNHVKLLIPTVDLDLKLLAQNKSKFATAGCRVLVSKPNVVDICQDKRKTFRFLLKNGFDTPVTISPRAALSKKKLSWPCFLKPWDGSASKGNAVVSNREELSVFAKRIPKTICQEFIEGTEYTCDVYVDFDMEVRCVVPRKRIETRAGEVSKGQAVKDSRIMSEAARLVKVLGAGPGVITLQLFLTNNGEIKFVEINPRFGGGVPLSIKAGANFPKWILQEILGKKTIISFNGFKDNLIMLRYDSEIWLEKPLRKKVRK, from the coding sequence ATGACTAAATCGCGAGCAGTTACTGATAAGATAAGTATTTTATTTACCTGCATCGGCAGAAGGGTTTCCCTGCTCAATAGTTTTCGCAGGGCAGGAAGGCAACTGAAGATAAACCTTTCGCTGCTCGGCACAGACGCTACGGAGTTAAGCTCCGCCCTGCAATTGTGCGATAAAGGCTTCACAGTCAGGCCGACAACACACGCCAGTTATATCAAACAACTGCTGAATATCGTCAGGACTAACCATGTAAAATTACTCATCCCAACCGTTGACTTGGACTTGAAACTTCTGGCGCAGAACAAATCGAAATTTGCCACAGCGGGTTGTCGTGTGCTTGTCTCGAAACCGAATGTAGTCGATATCTGCCAAGACAAGAGAAAAACTTTTCGTTTCCTGCTCAAGAACGGTTTTGATACCCCTGTTACTATAAGCCCTCGCGCTGCGCTGTCAAAAAAGAAACTCAGCTGGCCTTGTTTTCTTAAACCCTGGGACGGTTCTGCCAGCAAGGGAAATGCTGTCGTGAGTAACCGCGAAGAGCTGTCAGTCTTTGCGAAAAGAATACCAAAAACCATTTGCCAGGAATTTATCGAGGGTACCGAATATACGTGCGATGTATATGTCGACTTTGATATGGAAGTCCGCTGTGTTGTTCCGAGAAAACGCATCGAGACAAGAGCCGGTGAGGTGAGCAAGGGGCAAGCGGTGAAGGACTCCCGCATTATGAGCGAGGCAGCAAGATTAGTTAAAGTACTTGGGGCAGGGCCCGGTGTCATAACTTTGCAGTTGTTTCTAACCAATAACGGGGAAATAAAGTTCGTCGAGATAAACCCGCGATTCGGTGGCGGTGTACCGTTATCTATCAAAGCAGGGGCGAACTTTCCAAAATGGATTCTGCAGGAAATCCTTGGGAAAAAAACAATCATTAGTTTCAACGGTTTTAAAGATAATTTGATTATGCTCCGCTATGACAGCGAGATCTGGCTGGAAAAACCCTTAAGAAAGAAGGTTAGGAAGTGA
- a CDS encoding transcription termination/antitermination NusG family protein, producing MLKVGENPPIAWPEEKSLHDFIGLWWVAHTKSRSEKALAKDLIQKDISYFLPMSWKVRRQRGRTIRSLLPLFSGYLFFCGKESQRIEVLRTNRVANLLAVTNQQKLLDELSQIERALRTGVALTTHRYIKAGQHCRVIGGALAGLHGIVVKTRDTMRLLLQVDMLGQATSVEIDTDMIEVIDEQTP from the coding sequence TTGTTGAAGGTAGGCGAAAATCCGCCGATTGCTTGGCCTGAGGAAAAATCACTTCATGATTTTATCGGTTTGTGGTGGGTTGCTCATACTAAAAGCAGAAGTGAAAAAGCCTTGGCCAAGGACTTGATTCAAAAAGATATCAGCTATTTTCTTCCTATGAGTTGGAAAGTTCGCCGTCAAAGAGGCAGAACAATACGCTCGCTTTTGCCTCTATTTAGCGGATATCTGTTTTTTTGCGGTAAGGAGAGCCAGCGTATTGAAGTGTTGCGGACCAATCGTGTTGCAAATCTGCTCGCGGTTACTAACCAGCAAAAATTGCTTGACGAATTATCACAAATTGAACGAGCTCTTCGAACAGGTGTAGCTCTGACAACGCATAGATACATCAAAGCGGGCCAACACTGCCGAGTCATAGGTGGGGCATTAGCTGGTTTGCACGGTATCGTCGTCAAAACCAGAGACACTATGCGTTTGCTTTTGCAGGTGGATATGCTCGGCCAAGCAACAAGCGTCGAGATAGATACTGATATGATAGAGGTTATTGATGAGCAGACGCCGTGA
- a CDS encoding GHMP kinase, with product MIICSKAYPRVGLIGNPSDGYFGKTISFAFGNFCAEVVLYETPELEILPSEKDHSRFNSITDIVKDVNLHGYYGGIRLLKATIKKFHDYCREHQIELHKKNFTIRYASNIPHSVGLAGSSAIITGCLRALSAFYGVSIPKYIQANLILSAEVDELHISAGLQDRVIQVYEGLVYMDFSKEIMDRQGYGVYEPLDPELLPKLYVAYREDLSEPTEIFHNNIRERFRRGEQEVVDAMQYWAELAVKLRSCLLNRQTEKISDLLNANFDQRRKIYRISDENIQMVETARSVGASAKFTGSGGAIVGTYENDQMFDQLREKLRKLKIKVIKPKIVNGTRKAET from the coding sequence ATGATTATTTGTTCCAAAGCGTATCCGCGAGTCGGGCTAATCGGAAACCCATCAGATGGATACTTTGGCAAAACTATATCATTTGCATTCGGCAATTTTTGCGCAGAGGTCGTTTTATACGAAACACCTGAGCTGGAGATTCTGCCCAGCGAAAAGGACCATTCACGATTTAATAGCATTACTGATATAGTCAAAGATGTGAATCTGCACGGATACTATGGGGGTATCAGGTTATTGAAGGCAACGATAAAAAAGTTCCACGATTACTGCAGGGAACACCAGATAGAGCTGCACAAAAAGAATTTCACTATCCGCTACGCTTCAAACATACCGCACAGTGTGGGGCTGGCAGGTTCCAGCGCAATCATTACAGGCTGCCTGCGGGCTCTTTCGGCTTTTTACGGCGTTAGCATCCCGAAATATATACAGGCTAATTTAATCCTTTCAGCAGAGGTCGACGAGCTTCACATTTCCGCGGGGTTGCAGGACCGTGTGATACAGGTCTACGAAGGTCTGGTTTATATGGACTTTTCGAAAGAAATTATGGATAGGCAGGGATACGGCGTTTATGAACCGCTTGACCCCGAACTGCTTCCAAAACTTTATGTGGCTTATCGTGAGGACCTAAGCGAGCCGACCGAAATCTTTCACAATAATATTCGGGAGCGTTTCCGCAGGGGCGAACAAGAGGTAGTCGACGCGATGCAGTATTGGGCCGAATTGGCTGTCAAACTCAGAAGTTGTCTTCTGAATCGACAAACGGAGAAAATAAGCGATTTGCTGAACGCAAATTTCGACCAGAGGCGCAAAATCTATCGCATAAGCGATGAGAATATTCAGATGGTCGAAACAGCACGTTCGGTAGGAGCCAGCGCAAAGTTCACAGGCTCCGGCGGAGCAATTGTGGGGACATACGAAAACGACCAGATGTTCGACCAGCTCAGGGAAAAGCTTCGTAAGTTGAAGATTAAGGTAATTAAACCGAAGATTGTCAACGGCACAAGAAAGGCAGAAACATGA
- the galU gene encoding UTP--glucose-1-phosphate uridylyltransferase GalU has protein sequence MIKKAVIPAAGFGTRFLPATKSQPKEMLPIVDTPVIQYVVEEAVKSGITDILMIIGSGKRSIEEHFDRSFQLEVQLLEQGKKAELEKIRRISELADIHFVWQKELKGLGDAVYCARHHVKDEPFVVLLGDTLIDSGQPAASQLQEVFEKYQTPVVLLEKVGRDRVSRYGIVDAEQVNARVCKVKDIIEKPSPEQAPSDLAIAGRYVLTPDIFDYLSRTGPGHGGEIQLTDALRMMLKDRPMHGLYLDGKRCDIGSKEGFIKTNIEFALKRDDVAENLKEYIKKLAANI, from the coding sequence ATGATTAAAAAGGCAGTTATTCCCGCAGCAGGTTTTGGGACTCGTTTTCTGCCTGCAACCAAATCTCAACCCAAAGAGATGCTGCCGATTGTCGATACGCCGGTCATCCAATACGTGGTTGAGGAAGCGGTTAAATCCGGCATTACCGATATACTGATGATTATCGGCTCGGGCAAACGCTCCATAGAGGAGCACTTTGACCGAAGCTTTCAATTGGAGGTCCAGTTGCTTGAGCAGGGCAAAAAGGCCGAGTTGGAGAAGATCCGGCGGATTTCGGAACTGGCTGATATCCATTTTGTCTGGCAAAAAGAATTAAAAGGCCTTGGTGATGCGGTTTACTGTGCCCGCCATCACGTCAAAGATGAGCCCTTCGTAGTTTTGCTCGGTGACACACTGATAGATTCCGGCCAACCGGCGGCCAGCCAGCTGCAGGAGGTATTTGAAAAATATCAAACGCCCGTGGTATTGCTTGAAAAAGTGGGCCGCGACAGAGTCAGCCGTTACGGGATAGTGGATGCAGAGCAGGTTAATGCACGCGTTTGTAAGGTAAAAGACATTATTGAAAAGCCGAGTCCGGAACAGGCGCCTTCGGACCTGGCGATTGCAGGCCGTTATGTCCTAACGCCCGATATTTTTGACTATCTCAGCCGAACCGGGCCTGGTCATGGCGGCGAGATTCAGCTTACTGATGCCCTGCGGATGATGCTGAAAGACCGCCCGATGCATGGTCTCTACCTCGATGGAAAACGCTGCGATATCGGCAGCAAGGAGGGGTTCATTAAAACAAATATTGAGTTTGCTCTCAAACGGGATGATGTAGCTGAAAACCTGAAGGAGTATATTAAAAAGTTGGCAGCGAACATTTAG
- a CDS encoding GDP-mannose 4,6-dehydratase: MKTLVTGAAGFIGSHLSERLLDNGLMVVGIDSFDDFYDPRIKRQNIKGCLKNKNFQLVEADIRDSSAMDKVVGDGIEIIVHLAARAGVRPSIEKPLLYADVNINGTMVLLEAAKKYKVNKFVFASSSSVYGNNKKVPFSEDDNVDFPISPYAATKKACELICHTYHHLYGISITSLRFFTVYGPRQRPDLAIHKFAKLIEQGKPIPVYGDGSMMRDFTYIDDIIDGVAAAMDKCAGFHLYNLGESRPISVSNLIAEIEKALGKKAVKKYLPPQPGDVERTFADVTKAVNELGYKPDTMIQTGLAKFVEWLRQNE, encoded by the coding sequence ATGAAAACACTTGTAACAGGAGCAGCCGGCTTCATCGGCTCACACCTTAGTGAGCGACTTCTTGACAATGGCTTGATGGTAGTCGGTATTGACAGTTTCGACGACTTTTACGACCCTCGAATCAAACGGCAAAATATCAAAGGTTGCCTTAAGAATAAAAATTTCCAGCTTGTTGAGGCCGACATTCGCGATAGCTCTGCTATGGATAAAGTCGTCGGGGACGGCATTGAAATAATCGTCCACCTCGCCGCCAGGGCTGGCGTAAGACCTTCCATTGAGAAGCCGTTGCTTTACGCCGATGTCAATATAAATGGAACTATGGTCTTGCTCGAAGCTGCAAAAAAATATAAGGTCAACAAGTTCGTCTTCGCCTCAAGCTCAAGCGTTTATGGCAACAATAAAAAAGTCCCCTTCTCCGAAGACGACAACGTTGATTTCCCAATCTCGCCCTACGCCGCCACAAAAAAGGCCTGTGAGCTTATCTGCCATACGTATCATCACCTTTACGGAATTTCCATAACGTCCCTGCGGTTTTTCACCGTCTATGGCCCTCGGCAAAGACCCGACTTGGCCATCCATAAATTTGCTAAGCTCATCGAACAAGGTAAACCCATACCGGTTTATGGCGATGGCTCTATGATGCGGGATTTCACATACATTGATGATATAATCGACGGCGTCGCCGCGGCAATGGATAAATGTGCTGGCTTCCATCTTTATAACCTCGGCGAATCACGCCCCATATCGGTCAGCAATTTAATCGCAGAAATCGAAAAAGCCCTCGGCAAAAAAGCTGTCAAAAAATATCTGCCCCCCCAGCCCGGCGACGTCGAACGCACGTTTGCTGATGTCACCAAAGCTGTTAACGAGCTTGGCTATAAACCGGATACAATGATTCAGACCGGCCTCGCAAAATTCGTCGAATGGCTAAGACAAAATGAATAA
- a CDS encoding S8 family serine peptidase gives MSKYRCILTIGAVCVVVFCHELAIQKAYALEESTAQDGSNAQAVHALGETGEDVNVGLISAENTRITHEAFKDTNGVSHAFYYDATDEDLYEPDSHDTWVAGVVASRGGVSHPDDIGVAPGVDLHSAKVTRKKSSTDPNRVISFGWMADALDSLVNDRDCRVIVTGIAFGPDLSPNGQSQWTLLYDYYAYTHNVIFANPSGKDYTSPTVFGDSYNGITTGGLVVTDPDIYLKVGTNSNSGPTLDGRQKPDLAAPSQNQTMPHGTSDTGWHEWIFPDGATSLSTPHTAGVAALLLGLADDTANPDDNQNEVIKAVIVNSTFPNILDKLGNPTIPAGPNNPWNKDRGYGRIDALRAYQLLDSNEVSTGAGITEKKGWAFNTIGHGQQHVYTIYAPKRHRLVTTLTWSRRVEWIDNRRTGIIGKIDEGELHPYLADLDLRIYEPNNTNAIFSKQTDGFDPNDNLIKCDILLTHSGWYTLKVMNNSTDETAYYGFAFELPPPLPADFDLDYIVDYNDILKIAENWLQEAPGSDADLFQDDFIDFMDFALLAENWLTSDPAYHQD, from the coding sequence GTGTCAAAATACAGATGCATTTTGACAATAGGGGCTGTTTGTGTAGTTGTTTTCTGCCACGAATTAGCTATACAAAAAGCCTATGCATTGGAAGAATCTACTGCGCAAGATGGTTCAAATGCCCAGGCTGTTCACGCCCTTGGCGAAACCGGCGAAGATGTCAATGTCGGCTTGATTTCTGCGGAGAACACCCGCATAACACATGAAGCATTCAAAGACACCAACGGTGTATCGCACGCATTCTATTATGATGCTACCGATGAAGACCTTTACGAACCGGATTCTCACGACACATGGGTGGCCGGCGTAGTCGCAAGTAGAGGAGGTGTTTCCCATCCGGATGATATAGGCGTAGCGCCGGGTGTTGACCTACATAGCGCAAAGGTTACCAGAAAGAAAAGCTCCACTGACCCCAACCGGGTCATCTCATTCGGTTGGATGGCCGATGCTCTTGACAGTCTTGTAAATGACCGTGATTGCCGGGTAATTGTAACCGGTATCGCATTCGGTCCAGACCTGTCCCCCAATGGTCAAAGCCAATGGACGCTGCTCTACGATTACTATGCCTATACTCATAATGTAATCTTCGCCAACCCCTCCGGTAAAGATTACACCAGCCCGACCGTATTCGGCGACAGTTACAACGGCATAACAACAGGAGGGCTTGTGGTCACCGACCCAGATATCTACTTAAAAGTCGGGACAAACAGTAACAGCGGCCCGACTCTGGACGGCAGACAAAAGCCCGACCTCGCTGCTCCCTCACAAAATCAAACAATGCCGCACGGCACCTCTGATACCGGTTGGCACGAATGGATTTTCCCCGATGGCGCTACTAGCCTCTCCACACCTCACACCGCGGGAGTAGCTGCGCTTCTGCTGGGACTGGCTGACGATACTGCAAACCCCGATGACAACCAGAACGAGGTCATAAAAGCTGTGATAGTCAACTCAACTTTTCCCAACATACTCGACAAACTCGGTAACCCAACCATTCCTGCCGGCCCTAATAACCCCTGGAATAAAGATAGAGGCTACGGCAGAATCGATGCGTTAAGGGCGTATCAATTACTCGATTCAAACGAAGTCTCTACCGGTGCCGGCATCACGGAGAAAAAAGGATGGGCTTTTAATACCATTGGCCATGGTCAACAGCACGTTTATACAATTTATGCCCCAAAGCGGCACCGCCTCGTAACCACACTGACATGGAGCCGCAGAGTGGAATGGATTGACAATCGGCGCACAGGCATTATTGGTAAAATCGACGAGGGTGAGCTTCATCCATATTTAGCTGACCTTGATTTGAGAATTTACGAACCGAATAATACAAACGCAATCTTCAGCAAGCAGACTGATGGTTTCGACCCCAACGATAACCTTATAAAATGCGATATTCTGCTTACCCATTCCGGCTGGTACACTCTCAAAGTTATGAATAATTCAACTGACGAAACCGCTTATTATGGTTTTGCTTTTGAACTGCCGCCGCCGCTGCCGGCTGATTTCGACCTCGACTATATTGTTGACTATAACGATATTCTCAAAATTGCTGAAAACTGGCTGCAGGAAGCCCCCGGCTCCGATGCGGACTTATTTCAGGATGACTTCATTGATTTCATGGATTTCGCCCTCTTGGCCGAAAACTGGCTCACATCCGACCCGGCTTACCATCAGGATTAA